One Paraburkholderia phytofirmans OLGA172 genomic window carries:
- a CDS encoding chemotaxis protein CheV, with the protein MAVDHRANDERSNLTSSNKFELLLYRLGSVPGSDAHELYGINVFKVREISTMPPVTPIAGSSPYVMGAVDIRGQIIPVIDLPRLMGCEPTRGLNILLVTEFARSTQAFAVEEVDDIVRLEWNQVLSAEGAAGGNLVTSIARIDGNTGDSRLAQVIDVEQVLRDVFPSQHPSVDPTSVGEALGIPRGAKILAADDSSFARKLIEQALSAIGADYVMTKTGEEAWNTLQQAAREAQSTGTRVKDSIALVLTDLEMPEMDGFMLTRQIKADERTREIPVIIHSSLTGAANEAHVRNAGANGYVAKFAAAELADAIRHALGGVSAVKRGVV; encoded by the coding sequence ATGGCAGTAGACCACCGCGCGAACGACGAACGCAGCAACCTGACGAGTTCCAACAAATTCGAGTTGTTGCTGTATCGGCTGGGATCCGTGCCTGGCAGCGACGCGCATGAGCTTTACGGCATCAACGTCTTCAAGGTGCGAGAAATCTCGACGATGCCACCGGTGACACCGATTGCGGGTTCTTCGCCGTACGTGATGGGCGCTGTGGACATTCGCGGACAGATTATTCCCGTGATCGATTTGCCGCGCCTGATGGGTTGCGAGCCGACGCGCGGCTTGAACATATTGCTGGTGACGGAATTCGCGCGTTCGACGCAGGCTTTTGCGGTCGAAGAAGTGGACGACATCGTGCGGCTCGAATGGAATCAGGTGCTGTCCGCCGAGGGCGCGGCGGGTGGCAATCTGGTGACGAGCATCGCGCGTATCGACGGCAACACGGGCGACTCGCGGCTCGCGCAGGTGATCGACGTCGAGCAGGTATTGCGCGACGTGTTTCCGTCACAGCATCCGAGCGTCGACCCGACCTCCGTGGGTGAAGCGCTTGGCATTCCCCGTGGCGCGAAGATTCTCGCCGCTGATGATTCCAGTTTTGCGCGCAAGCTGATTGAGCAGGCGTTGAGCGCGATCGGCGCGGACTACGTGATGACCAAGACTGGCGAGGAGGCGTGGAATACATTGCAGCAGGCTGCGCGCGAAGCGCAGTCGACCGGCACGCGGGTGAAGGACAGTATTGCGCTGGTGTTGACCGATCTCGAGATGCCGGAGATGGATGGGTTCATGTTGACTCGTCAGATCAAGGCTGACGAGCGGACCCGGGAGATTCCGGTGATTATTCATTCGTCTTTGACTGGCGCCGCGAATGAGGCGCATGTGAGGAATGCTGGGGCGAATGGGTATGTGGCGAAGTTTGCAGCCGCTGAGCTGGCTGATGCTATTCGCCATGCGCTTGGGGGCGTGTCTGCGGTGAAGCGGGGTGTTGTTTGA
- a CDS encoding DUF4142 domain-containing protein — MIRLPLAAITSACMASLMAVATVASAQTAPAAPDTARIHAADQAFITDATKAVATQRDAARIATSRSTDRDVKAFAERVSNDNAKISDALRAASPRGVDVPKNDPDAAVLASINNLRGADFDKVYIEQVALAGDQKALSAFQAEIASGRDEQLKDAAKKALPTIQEHYAMAQDLAKRKHLAAQ, encoded by the coding sequence ATGATCCGCTTGCCTCTCGCCGCCATCACCAGTGCCTGCATGGCCAGCCTTATGGCCGTCGCTACCGTGGCCAGTGCACAGACCGCGCCCGCCGCGCCGGACACCGCTCGTATTCATGCCGCCGACCAGGCCTTCATCACCGACGCCACCAAGGCCGTCGCTACGCAACGCGACGCCGCACGCATTGCCACGTCGCGCTCCACCGACCGCGACGTGAAGGCATTCGCCGAGCGCGTGTCGAACGACAACGCGAAAATCTCGGACGCGTTGCGCGCGGCGAGCCCGCGTGGTGTCGACGTGCCGAAGAACGATCCGGACGCAGCGGTGCTCGCAAGCATCAATAACCTGCGTGGCGCCGACTTCGATAAGGTCTATATCGAGCAGGTTGCGCTCGCCGGTGACCAGAAAGCACTGTCGGCTTTCCAGGCGGAAATCGCCTCGGGCCGCGACGAACAATTGAAGGACGCAGCGAAGAAGGCACTGCCGACCATTCAGGAGCATTACGCGATGGCTCAGGATCTTGCCAAGCGTAAGCATCTGGCTGCCCAGTAA
- a CDS encoding tetratricopeptide repeat protein, with the protein MSKPANLPQQLDHMLRQAVALQRNGAFAEAEELYREILELKPRHFEALQLLGSLALQADRVQEGIEFIKKALAINAKQAPLHSNLAYALNALQRFDEALGSADRALALQPKFPDALNNRGNAQAGLNLPLEALGSFDRALALMPDFAQAWNNRACVLRDLGRPADALASCDRALALQPNYPDAWSNRGNALSDLNQPREARQSYQRALELAPAFADAWSNLGLTQIDLDEHAQALQSYGRALAVNPTAAETHWNRSLCLLQLGQLDAGWKEYEWRWERSRIKAGRRTFAQPLWLGDFSIDGKTILLHAEQGLGDTLQFCRYAGMVSKLGAKVVLEVPPELMRLMSTLDGVDQLIEAGHALPPFDCHCPLLSLPLAFKTDLASIPSKTPYLFADPQATHEWHTRIAAQAEGRLKVGLVWAGGNRPHVAELRKNDARRSMTFERLAPILDVPNVQFFSLQKGPAAQQLPRGDASVGVIDYTEELEDFADTAALVANLDLVISVDTSTAHLAGALDKPVWILNRFDTCWRWMLERADTPWYAQARLFRQPALGDWDSVIRSARDALAASGAAGKPV; encoded by the coding sequence ATGAGCAAGCCTGCCAATCTCCCGCAACAGCTGGACCATATGCTTCGGCAAGCCGTCGCGCTTCAGCGGAACGGCGCATTCGCCGAGGCCGAAGAACTCTATCGTGAGATTCTCGAACTCAAGCCACGCCATTTCGAGGCGTTGCAATTGTTGGGTTCGCTCGCGCTGCAAGCGGATCGTGTGCAAGAGGGCATCGAGTTCATCAAGAAGGCACTTGCCATTAATGCAAAGCAGGCGCCGCTTCATTCGAATCTCGCCTATGCGCTCAATGCCTTGCAACGTTTCGACGAAGCACTCGGCAGTGCCGATCGCGCGCTCGCCTTGCAGCCCAAATTCCCGGATGCGCTGAACAATCGCGGCAATGCGCAGGCCGGTCTGAATCTGCCGCTCGAAGCGCTCGGCAGCTTTGATCGCGCGCTTGCCCTGATGCCGGATTTCGCGCAAGCCTGGAACAATCGCGCCTGCGTGCTGCGCGATCTGGGCCGTCCCGCCGATGCGCTCGCAAGCTGCGATCGCGCGCTCGCCTTGCAGCCGAACTATCCCGACGCATGGAGCAATCGCGGTAATGCGCTCAGCGATCTGAACCAGCCGCGCGAAGCGCGGCAAAGCTATCAGCGCGCGCTCGAACTCGCCCCTGCGTTTGCAGATGCCTGGAGCAACCTCGGCCTCACCCAGATCGATCTCGACGAGCACGCGCAAGCGTTGCAGAGCTACGGGCGCGCGCTGGCCGTGAACCCCACCGCCGCCGAGACGCATTGGAACCGGTCGTTGTGTCTGCTGCAACTGGGGCAGCTGGATGCGGGCTGGAAGGAATACGAATGGCGCTGGGAGCGTAGCCGGATCAAGGCGGGCAGGCGCACCTTTGCGCAACCGCTTTGGCTGGGCGATTTTTCAATCGACGGCAAGACGATTTTGCTGCACGCCGAGCAGGGCCTCGGCGACACACTGCAGTTTTGCCGCTATGCCGGGATGGTGTCGAAGCTCGGCGCAAAAGTCGTGCTCGAAGTACCGCCCGAATTGATGCGGCTAATGTCCACGCTCGACGGCGTGGATCAATTGATCGAAGCGGGGCACGCCCTGCCGCCGTTCGATTGTCACTGCCCATTGCTGAGTCTGCCGCTCGCGTTCAAGACCGACCTCGCGAGTATTCCGTCGAAGACGCCTTATCTGTTCGCCGACCCGCAAGCAACGCATGAGTGGCACACGCGTATTGCTGCACAAGCGGAAGGGCGCTTGAAGGTCGGACTCGTCTGGGCGGGCGGAAATCGGCCGCATGTCGCCGAGCTCCGCAAGAACGACGCGCGCCGTTCGATGACATTCGAGCGGCTCGCACCGATTCTCGATGTGCCGAACGTGCAGTTCTTCAGCCTGCAAAAAGGGCCGGCTGCGCAGCAACTGCCTCGTGGTGATGCGTCCGTGGGCGTCATCGATTACACGGAAGAACTCGAGGATTTCGCCGACACGGCCGCGCTGGTGGCAAACCTCGACCTGGTGATATCGGTGGACACGTCCACCGCGCATCTGGCCGGTGCGCTGGACAAGCCGGTATGGATTCTGAACCGCTTCGACACCTGCTGGCGCTGGATGCTGGAACGCGCCGATACGCCCTGGTACGCGCAAGCGAGGTTGTTCCGGCAGCCGGCATTGGGCGATTGGGACAGCGTGATTCGAAGTGCGCGTGACGCGCTGGCCGCGTCGGGCGCCGCGGGAAAGCCGGTGTAG
- a CDS encoding aldo/keto reductase, which yields MEYRHLGASGFKVPVLSFGTGTFGGKGEFFEAWGATDVAEARRLIDICFDAGVTMFDSADIYSSGASESVLGEALKGKRDKAIISTKATFRVDDGPNNVGSSRFHLIQAVDAALKRLQTDYIDLFQLHGFDAKTPIAEVMSTLDDLVRAGKIRYTGVSNFSGWHLMKSQDTADRYGYPRYVANQTYYSLIGRDYEWELMPLGADQGVGAVVWSPLGWGRLTGKIKRGQPLPETSRLHKTADMGPPVPDEYLFRVLDAIDEVAAETGKTVPQIALNWLLQRPTVSTVLIGARNEEQLRQNLGAVGWNLTPEQVAKLDAASAVRPAYPYWHQEGFAERNPKVA from the coding sequence ATGGAATATAGACATCTGGGTGCATCTGGTTTCAAGGTGCCGGTACTGAGTTTCGGCACGGGCACATTCGGCGGCAAGGGCGAATTTTTCGAGGCGTGGGGCGCCACCGACGTCGCCGAAGCGCGGCGCCTGATCGACATCTGTTTCGATGCGGGTGTCACGATGTTCGACAGCGCGGACATCTATTCGAGTGGCGCTTCCGAGTCGGTGCTCGGTGAAGCGCTCAAGGGCAAGCGCGACAAAGCGATTATCTCGACCAAGGCGACCTTCCGTGTCGACGACGGTCCGAACAACGTCGGCTCGTCGCGCTTTCATCTGATCCAGGCGGTGGACGCGGCGCTCAAACGGCTGCAAACCGATTACATCGACCTGTTCCAGTTGCACGGTTTCGACGCGAAGACGCCGATTGCCGAAGTCATGTCGACGCTCGACGATCTCGTGCGCGCCGGCAAAATCCGCTACACCGGCGTGTCGAATTTCTCCGGCTGGCACCTGATGAAATCGCAGGACACCGCGGATCGCTACGGCTATCCGCGCTATGTCGCGAATCAAACTTACTATTCGCTGATCGGCCGCGATTACGAGTGGGAACTGATGCCGCTCGGCGCCGATCAAGGCGTGGGTGCGGTGGTGTGGAGTCCGCTCGGCTGGGGGCGCCTCACCGGCAAGATCAAGCGCGGCCAGCCGTTGCCGGAAACGAGCCGTCTGCATAAAACCGCCGACATGGGGCCGCCGGTGCCGGACGAGTACCTGTTCCGCGTGCTCGATGCAATCGACGAGGTTGCTGCCGAAACCGGCAAGACCGTGCCGCAAATCGCGCTGAACTGGCTGCTGCAGCGGCCTACCGTATCCACGGTGTTGATCGGCGCGCGCAACGAAGAGCAGTTGCGGCAGAACCTCGGCGCGGTGGGCTGGAATCTGACGCCCGAACAGGTGGCGAAACTCGACGCTGCCAGCGCTGTACGTCCCGCGTATCCGTACTGGCATCAGGAAGGATTTGCGGAGCGTAATCCGAAAGTGGCTTAA
- a CDS encoding SDR family oxidoreductase has translation MNTIRNAQVAIVTGASRGIGAAVAQRLAKDGFAVAVNYASSSSEADALVAELTVAGAKAIAVKADVSNADDVRRMFETTEQHLGKVDVLVNNAGVLKTVPLADTSDALYDQTFGINVRGTFNTLREAAARMNDGGRIVNFSSTTLALNMPGYAIYNGTKAAVEAFTHVFAKELRGRDITVNAVAPGPIATSLFLDGKTEEQIQTFAKMPPLQRLGQPDDIASVVSFLAGPDAGWVNGQILRANGGVA, from the coding sequence ATGAACACGATCAGGAACGCTCAAGTCGCCATCGTTACCGGCGCATCCCGTGGCATCGGCGCAGCGGTTGCGCAACGCCTCGCCAAGGACGGCTTCGCGGTTGCCGTCAACTACGCATCGAGTTCATCGGAAGCCGATGCGCTGGTCGCGGAACTGACGGTGGCGGGCGCCAAGGCCATCGCCGTGAAGGCCGACGTTTCGAACGCCGACGACGTGCGCCGCATGTTCGAAACCACCGAACAGCACCTCGGCAAAGTGGACGTGCTGGTCAACAATGCCGGCGTGCTGAAGACGGTGCCGCTCGCCGACACCAGCGACGCGCTGTACGACCAGACCTTCGGCATTAACGTGCGCGGCACCTTCAACACCCTGCGCGAAGCGGCCGCACGGATGAACGACGGCGGACGCATCGTCAACTTCTCGAGCACGACGCTGGCGCTGAACATGCCGGGCTACGCGATCTACAACGGCACCAAGGCTGCCGTCGAAGCATTCACACACGTGTTCGCCAAGGAATTGCGCGGCCGCGACATCACCGTCAACGCAGTGGCGCCGGGTCCGATCGCGACCTCGCTGTTCCTCGACGGCAAGACCGAAGAACAGATCCAGACCTTCGCGAAGATGCCGCCGCTGCAACGCCTCGGCCAGCCGGACGACATCGCCTCGGTGGTGTCCTTCCTCGCCGGCCCGGATGCAGGCTGGGTCAATGGCCAGATCCTGCGCGCCAACGGCGGCGTGGCTTAA
- a CDS encoding LysR family transcriptional regulator, with protein sequence MDRFEEMRVFIRIAERQSFTRASDDLQIPRATVTNLMKRMEQRLGARLLERTTRSVRLTHDGEAYYRRCVRLIADMEEAEGSFSNIAPKGLLRVNLQGTLARHFVVPALPVFFARFPDIELTIGEDDRLVDLVREGIDCVLRAGNLQDSSMVGRRVAQLPQVTVASPAYLEAYGEPADPAALSTHRAVNYLSSATGKPVPLEFRVDGRDTATYLPSVVSVTGADLYTGSAVAGLGIVQVPQYRVAGELASGRLKIILADFPPPPMPVSVLYPQTRQLSSRVRVFAQWLRDIFEAAGAQTGSR encoded by the coding sequence ATGGATCGTTTCGAGGAAATGCGGGTGTTCATACGGATCGCGGAGCGGCAAAGCTTCACGCGCGCTTCGGACGATCTGCAGATTCCGCGCGCCACCGTCACCAATCTGATGAAGCGCATGGAGCAGCGGCTCGGCGCGCGGCTTCTCGAGCGCACCACGCGCTCGGTACGCCTCACGCACGACGGGGAGGCGTACTACCGCCGTTGCGTGCGGCTGATCGCCGATATGGAGGAGGCGGAGGGCTCGTTTTCCAACATCGCGCCGAAGGGCTTATTGCGTGTGAATTTGCAGGGCACTTTGGCCCGGCACTTCGTCGTGCCGGCGTTACCGGTGTTTTTCGCGCGGTTTCCCGACATCGAGTTGACGATCGGCGAGGATGACCGGCTGGTCGATCTGGTGCGGGAGGGGATCGATTGCGTGTTGCGGGCAGGCAATCTGCAGGATTCGTCGATGGTGGGGCGGCGCGTGGCTCAGTTGCCGCAAGTGACGGTGGCGAGCCCGGCTTATCTGGAGGCGTATGGCGAGCCGGCTGATCCGGCGGCCTTGTCCACGCATCGCGCGGTCAATTACCTGTCCAGCGCGACCGGCAAGCCGGTGCCACTCGAATTCAGAGTCGACGGCCGCGACACGGCGACCTACCTGCCGTCGGTGGTATCGGTGACCGGCGCCGATCTCTACACAGGCTCGGCGGTGGCCGGCCTCGGCATCGTGCAAGTGCCGCAATACCGCGTGGCGGGTGAACTGGCGTCGGGGCGCCTGAAGATCATCCTCGCGGACTTCCCGCCGCCGCCGATGCCGGTTTCGGTGCTTTATCCGCAGACTCGCCAACTGTCGTCGCGTGTGCGTGTGTTTGCGCAGTGGTTGCGCGATATTTTCGAGGCGGCTGGGGCGCAGACGGGTTCGCGATAA
- a CDS encoding single-stranded DNA-binding protein, whose protein sequence is MIDGLVGGRLYGEAQIRTGQNGKRFVTCKVRATTNDGDTIFVNVIAFDDEVQTALLALSDADSVALSGALTPKVWTDKNGLIKPAVDMVAHKVLVGYRGES, encoded by the coding sequence ATGATCGATGGACTGGTGGGCGGACGCTTGTACGGCGAGGCGCAGATTCGCACGGGGCAGAATGGCAAGCGCTTTGTGACCTGCAAGGTCCGGGCTACCACCAATGATGGCGATACGATTTTCGTCAACGTGATTGCGTTTGATGATGAGGTGCAGACTGCGCTGCTTGCTTTGAGCGATGCAGATAGTGTTGCGCTGAGTGGGGCGTTGACGCCCAAGGTTTGGACTGACAAGAATGGGTTGATTAAGCCTGCTGTGGATATGGTTGCACATAAAGTGCTTGTGGGATATCGGGGGGAAAGTTAA
- a CDS encoding amino acid racemase, which translates to MYRHRSLGVVTGASPLASVDVLSRMSTARRRPGAATPFDFVLEPQSWPGPASLSAASAPFKIHVFDTIRAFEKRGVDAIVLPCFLSHTFIDELSANVAVPIANMMAALLAHVRQAFPSVRRIGVLTSDTIRANGLFERHFDSAQFDVLHPRHEAGVDRVTSAVYGDGGIKSGHLTGRPVELLRAACVDLIAQGAEIIVPGLAEIPLVARVLGTLEVPFVDSNLVYGRYVAAAHYPQPERRFKVGVLGGVGPAATVDFMAKLVRNTPAARDQDHIKVLVEQNPQIPDRTEALLGNGDDPTLALYAACRTLEEGGADLIAIPCNTAHAFVERIQPSLAIPIVNMLTCTADHLREAFPSLREVGVLATSGTLASRVYEKALAACGFVQIAPAEAAQARLMNAIYGPVGAKAGYLSGECCDDLAAAVDDLVVQGVQVIVLGCTELPLLLRGSTLARPGGPVVRLVDPAEVLAKRCVAYALGESAAAQAASEPAEPVTSRLSVESVCG; encoded by the coding sequence ATGTATCGTCATCGTTCGCTGGGTGTCGTGACAGGCGCGTCGCCGCTCGCCAGCGTCGACGTGTTGAGCAGGATGAGCACGGCCAGGCGCCGTCCAGGCGCGGCCACGCCATTCGATTTCGTCCTCGAGCCGCAATCGTGGCCAGGACCGGCTTCGCTAAGCGCAGCGAGCGCGCCGTTCAAGATCCACGTGTTCGACACGATTCGCGCCTTCGAGAAACGCGGTGTCGATGCGATCGTCTTGCCGTGCTTCCTCAGTCACACCTTTATCGACGAACTCTCGGCGAACGTGGCTGTGCCGATCGCCAACATGATGGCCGCGCTCCTCGCGCATGTGCGGCAAGCATTTCCGTCGGTCCGCCGCATCGGCGTGCTGACTTCCGACACGATCCGCGCTAACGGACTCTTCGAACGCCATTTCGACAGTGCGCAGTTCGATGTGCTGCATCCGCGTCACGAAGCGGGTGTCGATCGCGTAACGAGCGCCGTGTATGGCGACGGGGGCATCAAAAGTGGCCATCTGACCGGGCGGCCAGTCGAGTTGTTGCGCGCGGCTTGCGTGGACCTCATTGCGCAAGGCGCGGAGATCATCGTGCCCGGGCTCGCCGAAATTCCCCTGGTGGCGCGCGTGCTCGGCACGCTGGAAGTGCCGTTCGTCGATAGCAATCTGGTCTACGGGCGTTACGTCGCGGCGGCGCACTATCCGCAGCCGGAGCGGCGTTTCAAGGTAGGCGTGCTGGGCGGGGTCGGCCCGGCGGCGACGGTCGATTTCATGGCGAAACTGGTGCGCAACACGCCGGCCGCGCGCGATCAGGACCACATCAAGGTGCTGGTCGAGCAGAATCCGCAGATTCCGGATCGCACCGAAGCGCTGCTCGGCAACGGCGACGATCCAACACTCGCGCTCTACGCCGCCTGCAGGACCCTCGAAGAGGGCGGCGCCGATCTCATCGCGATTCCGTGTAATACGGCGCATGCGTTCGTCGAACGGATTCAACCGTCGTTGGCCATTCCGATCGTCAATATGCTGACCTGTACCGCCGATCATCTGCGCGAGGCCTTCCCGAGCCTGCGTGAAGTCGGCGTGCTGGCCACCTCGGGCACGCTGGCGAGCCGGGTCTACGAGAAAGCGCTCGCGGCGTGCGGCTTCGTGCAGATCGCACCGGCCGAAGCCGCCCAGGCCCGCCTCATGAACGCGATTTACGGACCGGTCGGGGCGAAGGCGGGTTACCTGTCAGGCGAGTGTTGCGACGATCTCGCCGCGGCGGTGGATGATCTGGTCGTGCAAGGCGTGCAGGTCATCGTGCTGGGCTGCACCGAGTTGCCGCTGCTGCTGCGCGGCTCGACGCTGGCGCGGCCAGGCGGGCCGGTGGTGCGGCTTGTCGACCCGGCCGAGGTGCTGGCAAAACGCTGCGTGGCTTATGCGCTGGGCGAAAGCGCTGCGGCGCAGGCGGCTTCGGAACCGGCGGAGCCGGTGACGAGCCGGCTTAGCGTGGAAAGCGTTTGCGGTTAG